A single window of Gossypium arboreum isolate Shixiya-1 chromosome 13, ASM2569848v2, whole genome shotgun sequence DNA harbors:
- the LOC108461152 gene encoding non-specific phospholipase C3-like gives MAVETSSATPSPIKTVVVLVQENRSFDHMLGWFKTINPEIDGVTGSESNPISTSDPNSTQITFKDTAAYVDPDPDHSFQAIYEQVSGKTWDTSNPDPNPGIKMNGFVQNAERTTPGLSETVMNGFKPEAVPVFKQLVTEFAVCDRWFASLPASTQPNRLYVHSATSHGAMSNNTQQLIEGFPQKTIFESLEENGYSFGIYYQSFPSTLFYRKLRHLKYVDNFHQYDLSFKRHCKDGKLPNYVVIEPRYFDILTAAANDDHPSHDVSEGQKLVKEIYEALRSSPQWNEILFLVIYDEHGGFYDHVPTPTGVPSPDDIVGPEPYNFKFDRLGCRVPAIMVSPWIEPGTVLHRPSGPDPTSEFEHSSIAATLKKIFNLKEFLTKRDAWAGSFDIVVNRSTPRTDCPEKLAEPVKMRDSDAKETAKLSDFQEELVQAAAALKGDPFNLVENMTVSSGLKYVEDAFKKFYDDGQKAKEINEVEDTVSADASTRRTTASKTFMQKVFSCLVCDR, from the exons atggcaGTTGAAACAAGCTCTGCAACTCCATCTCCAATCAAAACAGTGGTTGTTTTGGTTCAAGAGAACCGTTCCTTTGACCACATGTTAGGCTGGTTCAAAACTATAAACCCAGAAATCGACGGTGTCACAGGCTCCGAATCCAACCCCATTTCCACCTCCGACCCCAACTCCACCCAAATCACCTTCAAGGACACCGCCGCCTACGTTGATCCCGACCCCGACCACTCTTTCCAAGCCATATACGAACAAGTATCCGGCAAAACGTGGGATACCAGCAACCCGGATCCGAACCCGGGGATAAAAATGAACGGTTTTGTACAAAATGCTGAACGTACAACTCCGGGGCTGTCGGAGACCGTAATGAATGGGTTTAAACCGGAGGCTGTGCCGGTGTTTAAGCAGCTAGTGACGGAGTTCGCAGTGTGTGATCGGTGGTTTGCGTCGTTGCCGGCGTCGACGCAGCCTAACAGGCTTTACGTACACTCAGCGACATCGCATGGTGCCATGAGCAACAACACACAACAGCTTATCGAAGGATTTCCTCAAAAAACTATATTTGAATCATTGGAAGAGAATGGATATAGCTTTGGGATTTATTATCAATCTTTTCCATCTACGCTTTTTTACAG GAAGCTTAGGCACTTGAAATATGTGGACAATTTCCATCAATACGATCTAAGCTTCAAGCGTCACTGTAAGGATGGGAAGCTACCAAATTATGTGGTGATTGAGCCCAgatattttgacattttaacagCTGCTGCAAACGACGACCACCCTTCCCATGACGTCTCAGAGGGCCAGAAGCTTGTGAAGGAAATCTATGAAGCGCTCAGATCAAGTCCTCAGTGGAATGAAATCTTGTTCCTGGTCATATATGATGAACATGGTGGTTTCTATGACCATGTTCCGACACCAACCGGAGTCCCTAGCCCCGATGATATTGTCGGTCCTGAGCCTTATAACTTCAAGTTTGATCGTCTTGGTTGCAGGGTTCCTGCCATTATGGTTTCCCCTTGGATTGAGCCTGGAACAG TGTTGCATAGGCCATCAGGGCCAGATCCTACATCAGAGTTCGAGCATTCCTCCATTGCAGCAACACTTAAGAAGATTTTCAATCTCAAAGAATTTCTAACAAAGCGTGATGCGTGGGCTGGTTCCTTTGATATTGTTGTCAATCGAAGCACCCCAAGAACAGACTGTCCAG AAAAACTGGCAGAGCCAGTGAAAATGAGAGACAGTGATGCAAAAGAAACAGCAAAACTAAGCGATTTTCAAGAAGAGCTAGTGCAAGCAGCAGCAGCATTGAAAGGAGATCCATTCAATCTTGTCGAAAACATGACAGTTTCATCTGGTCTCAAGTACGTTGAAGATGCCTTCAAAAAATTCTATGATGACGGCCAGAAAGCTAAGGAAATCAATGAAGTTGAAGATACTGTTTCAGCTGATGCATCAACTAGGAGGACAACAGCTTCCAAAACTTTCATGCAGAAAGTTTTCTCCTGTTTGGTTTGTGATCGTTGA